A stretch of the Lepidochelys kempii isolate rLepKem1 chromosome 15, rLepKem1.hap2, whole genome shotgun sequence genome encodes the following:
- the LOC140898831 gene encoding calcium release-activated calcium channel protein 1 isoform X3 produces MVAMVEVQLDSKHVYPPGLLIAFSACTTVLVAVHLFALMISTCILPNIEAVSNVHNLNSVNESPHERMHRHIELAWAFSTVIGTLLFLAEVVLLCWVKFLPQGTPSNESVHGNNSTITPGAAAAIASTSIMVPFGLIFIVFAVHFYRSLVSHKTDRQFQELNELAEFARLQDQLDHRGDTLPPPGSHFV; encoded by the coding sequence GTGGCTATGGTGGAGGTTCAGCTAGATTCAAAACATGTCTACCCTCCAGGTCTCTTGATAGCTTTCAGTGCCTGTACTACTGTGCTTGTTGCCGTTCACCTCTTTGCTCTCATGATAAGCACCTGCATTCTTCCAAATATAGAGGCCGTTAGTAATGTGCACAATCTCAACTCTGTTAATGAGTCTCCGCATGAGCGTATGCACCGGCACATTGAGCTCGCCTGGGCGTTTTCCACTGTCATTGGGACTTTGCTCTTCCTTGCAGAAGTGGTGCTGCTGTGTTGGGTGAAATTTCTTCCACAAGGGACACCTTCTAATGAGTCAGTCCATGGCAACAATTCCACCATcaccccaggagcagcagcagctattgCCTCAACATCTATTATGGTTCCTTTTGGATTGATTTTCATTGTATTTGCAGTCCACTTCTATAGGTCACTGGTTAGCCACAAAACAGACAGGCAGTTTCAAGAACTGAATGAACTTGCTGAGTTTGCGCGACTCCAGGATCAGCTGGACCACAGAGGTGACACCTTGCCACCTCCTGGCAGCCATTTTGTATAA
- the MORN3 gene encoding MORN repeat-containing protein 3 isoform X2, whose protein sequence is MPIVKYPRTVEPLWIEWDRKAQKCGLRHTIYAVNRDHYTGEWLDNLKHGKGTQTWKSTGAIYNGDWKFGKRDGYGTYSIPDPVTKEYKKVYSGWWKNDKKCGYGIKFYSDMEYYEGEWSGGKRSGWGRMYYKDGSIYEGQWLEDQHSGQGMLRLTNENRYEGTWKDGKKHGLGKFFYLNKGQLFEGFWVADFPKCGTMIDFGREEAPTPTQYPIPKIELANPDDVLEEAQAMLDDSQE, encoded by the exons ATGCCCATTGTAAAATATCCTAGGACTGTAGAACCTCTCTGGATTGAATGGGACAGGAAGGCACAGAAATGTGGATTAAGACATACGATCTATGCTGTCAATAGGGATCACTATACTGGGGAATGGTTGGACAATTTGAAGCACG GTAAAGGTACACAGACCTGGAAAAGTACAGGTGCAATATATAATGGTGACTGGAAGTTTGGAAAACGGGATGGATATGGAACATACAGCATTCCTGACCCTGTAACTAAAGAATACAAGAAAGTGTATTCAGGCTGGtggaaaaatgacaaaaaatgt GGCTATGGAATTAAGTTTTACTCAGACATGGAATATTACGAAGGGGAATGGAGTGGCGGGAAAAGAAGCGGCTGGGGCAGAATGTACTACAAGGATGGTTCCATCTATGAAGGACAATGGTTGGAAGACCAACACAGTGGCCAAGGAATGCTTCGGTTAA CAAATGAAAATCGGTATGAAGGAACATGGAAAGATGGAAAGAAACATGGCCTAGGAAAGTTTTTCTACCTGAATAAAGGCCAGTTGTTTGAAGGTTTCTGGGTAGCAGATTTTCCGAAGTGTGGAACTATGATTGACTTTGGACGAGAAGAAGCTCCTACTCCTACACAGTATCCAATACCCAAG ATTGAACTGGCCAATCCAGATGATGTTTTAGAAGAGGCCCAGGCAATGCTTGACGACAGCCAAGAATGA
- the MORN3 gene encoding MORN repeat-containing protein 3 isoform X1 translates to MLPTVCTMSQFGDSLNFLLWTKNNMPIVKYPRTVEPLWIEWDRKAQKCGLRHTIYAVNRDHYTGEWLDNLKHGKGTQTWKSTGAIYNGDWKFGKRDGYGTYSIPDPVTKEYKKVYSGWWKNDKKCGYGIKFYSDMEYYEGEWSGGKRSGWGRMYYKDGSIYEGQWLEDQHSGQGMLRLTNENRYEGTWKDGKKHGLGKFFYLNKGQLFEGFWVADFPKCGTMIDFGREEAPTPTQYPIPKIELANPDDVLEEAQAMLDDSQE, encoded by the exons CTAAGAACAATATGCCCATTGTAAAATATCCTAGGACTGTAGAACCTCTCTGGATTGAATGGGACAGGAAGGCACAGAAATGTGGATTAAGACATACGATCTATGCTGTCAATAGGGATCACTATACTGGGGAATGGTTGGACAATTTGAAGCACG GTAAAGGTACACAGACCTGGAAAAGTACAGGTGCAATATATAATGGTGACTGGAAGTTTGGAAAACGGGATGGATATGGAACATACAGCATTCCTGACCCTGTAACTAAAGAATACAAGAAAGTGTATTCAGGCTGGtggaaaaatgacaaaaaatgt GGCTATGGAATTAAGTTTTACTCAGACATGGAATATTACGAAGGGGAATGGAGTGGCGGGAAAAGAAGCGGCTGGGGCAGAATGTACTACAAGGATGGTTCCATCTATGAAGGACAATGGTTGGAAGACCAACACAGTGGCCAAGGAATGCTTCGGTTAA CAAATGAAAATCGGTATGAAGGAACATGGAAAGATGGAAAGAAACATGGCCTAGGAAAGTTTTTCTACCTGAATAAAGGCCAGTTGTTTGAAGGTTTCTGGGTAGCAGATTTTCCGAAGTGTGGAACTATGATTGACTTTGGACGAGAAGAAGCTCCTACTCCTACACAGTATCCAATACCCAAG ATTGAACTGGCCAATCCAGATGATGTTTTAGAAGAGGCCCAGGCAATGCTTGACGACAGCCAAGAATGA